The following coding sequences lie in one Pontibacter sp. G13 genomic window:
- a CDS encoding DUF4230 domain-containing protein: protein MIKRVFLIILSIALVVAGGILLLTLRDFPFPHAETESEHHLIVQQMERIGKVELVKYHYQDIVRHEIKQTWLPDPKVLLVVQGEAVGCVDFAQIDSTRIQLVGDTLEIDLPDPELCHVAIDHRNSRVFDTEYTLFSTAELVDEAYRAAERELELAALRSGIIEQTRDQAQTFLAPILATISGKPVKFRFAQTVLPPQHTWPAPSPDMRKIPAD from the coding sequence ATGATCAAGCGCGTCTTCCTCATCATCCTGTCCATCGCACTTGTGGTCGCTGGCGGCATCCTGCTACTCACGCTCCGGGACTTCCCCTTCCCACATGCGGAAACCGAATCCGAACACCATCTCATCGTCCAGCAGATGGAGCGAATCGGCAAGGTCGAACTGGTCAAATACCACTATCAGGACATCGTCCGCCACGAGATCAAGCAGACCTGGCTCCCCGACCCCAAGGTGCTGCTGGTCGTGCAGGGCGAAGCGGTCGGCTGTGTCGATTTCGCCCAGATCGACAGCACGCGCATCCAACTCGTGGGCGACACCCTCGAGATAGACCTACCCGATCCCGAACTCTGCCACGTGGCCATAGACCACCGCAACTCCCGCGTCTTCGATACCGAGTACACCCTTTTCTCCACGGCGGAACTCGTCGACGAGGCCTATCGGGCCGCGGAGCGGGAACTGGAGTTGGCGGCACTCCGCAGCGGGATCATCGAGCAGACCCGCGATCAGGCACAGACGTTCCTGGCCCCCATCCTCGCCACGATCTCCGGCAAGCCCGTCAAGTTTCGGTTTGCCCAGACAGTGCTTCCCCCCCAACATACATGGCCGGCACCTTCCCCCGATATGAGGAAGATCCCGGCCGATTGA
- a CDS encoding START domain-containing protein, with amino-acid sequence MTRFLTPLILFLFLYILPLQAQQSDWKLEKSKDGIEIYTRSVPGSGFKEFRGIAQLEGSLQSVVAVLQDADKFEDWMPSTKRSNLIEAPSSGHKIMYVETSAPFPVSNRDGVYHYTFGDVTDAGSRVEIDVQAVPGHLPEKKGIVRIQHTQGKWVITQTAPDRVQVLYQVHSEPGGSIPSWLANSAVVDIPFETLKRLQERIRMPEYQVR; translated from the coding sequence ATGACCCGATTTCTGACGCCCCTCATCCTCTTCCTCTTCCTCTACATCCTGCCCCTTCAGGCCCAGCAATCCGACTGGAAACTCGAGAAGTCCAAGGACGGGATCGAGATCTATACCCGTTCGGTTCCCGGCTCCGGCTTCAAGGAATTCCGGGGCATCGCCCAGCTCGAGGGCTCGCTGCAGTCCGTCGTGGCCGTCCTGCAAGATGCCGACAAATTCGAGGACTGGATGCCCAGCACCAAGCGCTCCAACCTGATCGAGGCCCCTTCGAGCGGTCACAAGATCATGTATGTGGAGACCTCGGCGCCCTTTCCCGTATCCAATCGGGATGGCGTCTATCACTATACATTTGGGGATGTCACCGATGCGGGCAGCCGCGTCGAGATCGATGTGCAGGCCGTCCCCGGCCATCTACCCGAAAAGAAGGGGATTGTGCGTATCCAGCATACGCAGGGCAAGTGGGTGATCACCCAGACGGCTCCCGACCGGGTACAGGTGCTCTATCAGGTGCATTCGGAGCCGGGCGGAAGCATCCCCAGCTGGTTGGCCAACAGTGCCGTGGTGGACATCCCATTTGAGACCCTCAAGCGCCTACAGGAGCGCATCCGGATGCCCGAATATCAAGTACGCTAG